The following proteins come from a genomic window of candidate division WOR-3 bacterium:
- a CDS encoding Gfo/Idh/MocA family oxidoreductase, with amino-acid sequence MEDKIRIGLVGAGAVAQIGYLPAIMENENLSLEALCESDVEKVEVISKRYKIKKVFLDFEKMLEDPEIDAVIIATPNYLHTPMAISAIEYGKDVLCELPLGLDANEVKRLGNVVDSSERILMAAFNGKFRPDIEKLREIVIGGEIGKLSFAKAGWLRPLHEERPTSWRRDPLKSGGGAIMTLGVQILSYVLYIFGYNVASVIAGLHRAEKIEDSGIVFLRYKDGRYLLLEVGWTLLFEKDFTYFNLYGRDGVALLNPFKIKKLEENKVVDITPKLPRDLVKVSYKILLENFVSSLKERRLIDNTWKEAFVIAKIIDAAYRSSEENREVYID; translated from the coding sequence ATGGAAGATAAAATAAGAATAGGATTAGTAGGAGCTGGAGCTGTAGCGCAGATTGGTTATCTACCTGCCATAATGGAGAATGAAAATCTCTCTCTTGAGGCTCTCTGCGAGTCTGATGTGGAAAAGGTAGAAGTTATTTCAAAGAGATATAAGATAAAAAAGGTCTTTTTAGATTTTGAAAAGATGCTTGAGGATCCAGAAATTGATGCGGTTATAATAGCAACACCAAATTATTTGCATACACCTATGGCTATTTCTGCTATTGAATATGGAAAAGATGTTCTTTGCGAGCTACCCCTCGGTCTTGACGCCAACGAAGTAAAAAGATTAGGAAATGTGGTGGATTCCTCAGAGAGAATTTTGATGGCTGCTTTTAATGGAAAGTTTAGGCCTGATATTGAGAAGTTAAGAGAAATTGTTATTGGAGGAGAGATAGGAAAACTTTCCTTTGCTAAAGCAGGATGGCTTCGACCTCTACATGAAGAAAGACCAACAAGCTGGCGAAGAGACCCTTTAAAGTCTGGTGGGGGAGCAATTATGACCTTAGGAGTACAAATTTTAAGTTATGTTCTATATATTTTTGGATATAATGTAGCTTCTGTTATCGCTGGGCTGCATAGAGCAGAGAAAATAGAAGATTCCGGAATAGTGTTTTTACGTTATAAAGATGGAAGGTATTTATTACTTGAAGTAGGGTGGACTCTCCTTTTTGAAAAAGATTTTACTTATTTTAACCTTTATGGTAGAGATGGCGTTGCGTTACTCAATCCGTTTAAAATAAAAAAGTTAGAAGAAAATAAAGTAGTGGATATAACACCAAAACTTCCAAGGGATCTGGTAAAAGTTTCATATAAAATTCTTCTTGAGAATTTTGTTTCTTCCTTAAAAGAAAGGCGCTTAATTGATAACACATGGAAAGAGGCTTTTGTGATTGCCAAAATAATAGATGCGGCTTATAGATCCTCTGAAGAAAATAGAGAAGTTTACATAGATTAA
- the purN gene encoding phosphoribosylglycinamide formyltransferase yields the protein MPCKVGVLVSGRGSNLQAIIDKSQKGEIDAKVVVVISDNPEAYALERAKKAGIKSYYIDPETEKPVLVGKAEDKYIEILRENEVDLVCLAGFMRIVKTKLISEFKWRMMNIHPSLLPSFKGLNAQKKALDYGVRFSGATVHFVTEDVDGGPIILQAVVPVYQDDTVETLSERILKEEHRIYPEAIDLFSKNKLRIENNKVFILEPNGR from the coding sequence ATGCCTTGTAAAGTTGGGGTTTTGGTTTCTGGTAGAGGCTCAAACCTTCAGGCTATTATTGACAAAAGCCAAAAAGGAGAGATTGATGCTAAGGTTGTGGTCGTAATTTCTGATAATCCTGAAGCTTATGCCTTAGAAAGAGCAAAAAAAGCAGGAATCAAAAGCTATTACATTGATCCTGAAACCGAAAAACCTGTTTTAGTAGGAAAGGCGGAGGATAAATATATAGAAATTTTAAGAGAAAATGAGGTTGATCTTGTATGCCTTGCTGGGTTTATGAGAATAGTTAAAACAAAATTAATTTCAGAGTTTAAATGGAGAATGATGAATATTCACCCCTCTTTATTGCCTTCCTTTAAAGGACTTAACGCACAAAAAAAAGCTTTAGATTATGGTGTAAGGTTCTCTGGAGCTACTGTTCATTTTGTTACCGAGGATGTAGATGGGGGGCCCATAATTCTTCAGGCTGTTGTGCCTGTCTATCAAGACGACACAGTGGAAACTCTCTCGGAGAGAATTTTAAAAGAAGAACATAGAATTTATCCGGAAGCGATTGATCTCTTTTCAAAAAATAAATTAAGAATTGAAAATAATAAAGTTTTTATTTTAGAGCCAAATGGAAGATAA